From Enterococcus wangshanyuanii, the proteins below share one genomic window:
- a CDS encoding glycoside hydrolase family 1 protein produces the protein MYQVPKGFPKDFLWGGAVAANQCEGAYEYEGKGTSVADINEFRADLPLEKRSNAEISTSYIEEALNSKTGVFPKRWGINFKETYPADLKLLGDMGLKLFRTSIDWSRIFPNGDDLEPNEAGLQFYDQLIDEIIANGMEPMITLSHYEIPLNLTLKYQGWYSREVADFFIRYAKIVLDRYKGKVKYWIVINQINLIGHESFNHLGIAEDKVDNLLEAKYQGVHHMLVASAAVTEYAHQVDKNYEVGMMLCGGPEYAATCQPEDVLATLKINQMQYFFADVLLRGYYPGYAFRYFEERGINIAFAEEDEAVLRNTADYMSFSYYYTQICDAKHDEPYRNKELPANPWGWTIDPLGLRTLLNSFYDRYQCPIYITENGIGCYDKLEADGAIHDDYRIDYYKAHIEQMKEAIKDGVDLRGYCAWGLIDIISCSSSEMSKRYGFIYVDQDDYGKGSQKRYLKDSYAWMKQVIETNGEVL, from the coding sequence ATGTATCAAGTACCAAAAGGATTTCCAAAAGATTTTTTGTGGGGGGGCGCTGTTGCAGCAAATCAATGTGAAGGCGCTTATGAGTATGAAGGGAAAGGCACAAGTGTTGCTGATATCAATGAATTTAGAGCCGATCTGCCTTTAGAAAAACGTTCCAATGCAGAGATATCTACTAGTTATATTGAGGAAGCGCTGAACAGCAAAACAGGCGTATTTCCAAAAAGATGGGGGATAAATTTTAAGGAAACATATCCAGCAGATTTAAAATTATTGGGCGATATGGGCTTGAAATTATTCAGAACATCGATTGATTGGTCACGAATTTTTCCAAATGGTGACGATCTTGAACCGAATGAAGCTGGGCTTCAATTTTATGATCAGCTGATCGATGAAATTATTGCTAATGGGATGGAGCCGATGATCACTCTTTCTCATTATGAGATTCCTTTGAACCTGACATTGAAGTATCAAGGTTGGTATTCGCGGGAAGTCGCTGACTTCTTTATTCGTTATGCCAAGATCGTTTTAGATCGCTACAAAGGTAAAGTCAAATATTGGATCGTGATCAATCAGATCAATTTGATTGGGCATGAATCCTTCAATCATTTAGGAATTGCAGAAGATAAAGTGGATAATTTGTTAGAGGCAAAATATCAAGGGGTACATCATATGCTAGTGGCTTCTGCTGCAGTCACTGAATATGCGCATCAAGTAGATAAAAATTACGAAGTTGGCATGATGCTATGCGGAGGGCCAGAATACGCAGCAACTTGTCAGCCAGAAGATGTATTAGCAACGCTAAAAATCAATCAAATGCAGTATTTCTTCGCTGACGTATTACTACGAGGCTATTATCCCGGCTATGCATTTCGTTATTTTGAAGAGCGGGGGATCAATATTGCGTTTGCTGAAGAAGACGAGGCAGTTTTAAGAAACACAGCTGATTATATGTCCTTTTCATACTACTATACGCAAATTTGCGATGCAAAGCATGATGAACCTTACCGAAATAAAGAATTACCAGCAAACCCTTGGGGCTGGACGATCGATCCCTTAGGACTAAGAACCTTGCTGAATTCTTTTTATGATCGTTACCAGTGTCCGATCTACATTACTGAAAATGGGATCGGCTGTTATGACAAATTAGAAGCAGATGGAGCGATCCACGATGATTACCGAATCGATTATTACAAAGCACATATCGAACAAATGAAAGAAGCGATCAAAGACGGTGTAGATCTTAGAGGATATTGCGCGTGGGGGCTGATCGATATCATCAGCTGTTCTTCTTCAGAGATGAGTAAGCGTTATGGTTTTATTTATGTGGATCAGGATGATTATGGCAAAGGCAGTCAAAAACGCTATTTGAAAGATAGCTATGCCTGGATGAAACAAGTGATCGAAACGAATGGGGAAGTTTTATAA
- a CDS encoding PTS lactose/cellobiose transporter subunit IIA: MDDLLSEQAMKIILYAGDARVNCRNALVAVEKNDFETAKAEMKIAKSNITQAHQVQTKAIQSEMSEEAQAHPHSLLFTHAQDTLMTIYSEINMANHLIKIAKQLNERLRLLEKE; the protein is encoded by the coding sequence ATGGACGATTTATTATCAGAGCAAGCCATGAAAATTATTTTGTACGCTGGAGATGCTAGAGTCAATTGCCGAAATGCACTTGTAGCAGTGGAGAAAAATGATTTTGAGACGGCAAAAGCAGAAATGAAGATAGCGAAAAGTAATATTACACAAGCGCATCAAGTACAAACGAAGGCGATTCAAAGCGAAATGAGTGAAGAAGCTCAAGCACATCCTCACTCATTACTATTTACACACGCTCAAGATACATTGATGACGATTTACAGTGAGATCAATATGGCAAACCATTTGATCAAAATAGCAAAGCAACTCAATGAACGATTACGATTACTAGAAAAAGAATAA
- a CDS encoding histidine phosphatase family protein, translating to MKKILVGLVGLVFLLGACNTGKSEEKTDSTETKAAQETTLYFVRHGKTMFNTTGQVQGWSDTPLTDEGVQGAKDLAVGLKETPFVLAYSSDLGRAMSTANYVLAEGDRKGIELETLSGLREWNYGGYEGRDNADMWTPIFEKNGLKFDEEWTQYGELTRKLSDEEIADEIAANDKTGTAENYKEIVKRSKEAMDQILAEAKAKGGGNVLIVAHGSEIPTILEILVPGGYQGEDIKNCSVTTVKVKDAAFSIDKIGDLSYLEKGKE from the coding sequence GTGAAAAAAATTTTAGTAGGTCTTGTTGGGTTGGTATTTCTTTTGGGTGCCTGTAATACTGGAAAATCAGAAGAGAAAACAGATTCAACTGAAACAAAAGCAGCACAAGAAACAACTTTATATTTTGTCCGGCATGGGAAAACGATGTTCAATACAACGGGTCAGGTTCAGGGTTGGTCTGATACACCGCTAACTGATGAAGGGGTTCAAGGAGCTAAGGACTTAGCAGTAGGATTAAAAGAAACACCTTTTGTTTTAGCTTATTCAAGTGATTTAGGACGAGCGATGTCTACCGCCAATTATGTCTTGGCTGAAGGTGACCGTAAAGGGATCGAGCTGGAGACTTTATCTGGACTAAGAGAGTGGAATTATGGCGGCTATGAAGGTCGGGATAATGCGGATATGTGGACGCCAATTTTTGAAAAAAATGGTCTGAAATTTGATGAAGAGTGGACTCAATATGGGGAGCTGACAAGAAAATTAAGTGACGAAGAAATCGCAGATGAAATTGCCGCAAATGATAAAACTGGTACTGCTGAAAATTACAAAGAGATCGTTAAACGATCAAAAGAAGCGATGGACCAAATTTTAGCAGAAGCGAAAGCAAAAGGCGGCGGAAATGTGTTGATCGTGGCTCATGGTAGTGAAATCCCGACGATTTTGGAAATATTAGTTCCAGGAGGCTATCAAGGAGAAGACATCAAAAACTGTAGTGTAACGACGGTCAAGGTCAAAGATGCTGCATTTTCGATCGATAAAATCGGTGATCTAAGCTATTTGGAAAAAGGAAAAGAATAG
- the rlmD gene encoding 23S rRNA (uracil(1939)-C(5))-methyltransferase RlmD produces the protein MTTHQLKEGQSISLKIKRLGINGEGIGYYKKTIVFVPGALPKEDISVKITKVAPRFVEGQLTKIVKAAPERVIPPCPVYEECGGCQLQHLAYPAQLTFKKDLLKQALHKFKPRNFEQYPLRKTIGMKNPWNYRNKAQFQLRKIDGEIEAGLYQAESHHLVPIDDCLVQQPATTKVMNALVELLNKYQLPIYNERKNSGIFRTLMVRVGIKTNEVQVVFITQSKKFPQKHALIDEITQQLPEVVSIMQNVQNKRTSIVMGDETLHLWGKESIEEKINEVTFDLSPRAFFQLNPEQTEVLYNEAIKALDLQENETVVDAYCGVGTIGLSLAKKAKEVRGMDIIPAAIEDAKLNAERLGFTNTHYEVGTAEELLPKWLQAGFKPDAIVVDPPRTGVDQKLLKAIMKQPPKKMVYISCNVSTLAKDLVDLAKVFEIDYLQSVDMFPQTARCEAVVKLTRK, from the coding sequence ATGACCACACATCAATTAAAAGAAGGACAAAGTATTTCTTTAAAAATAAAACGCTTAGGCATCAACGGAGAAGGCATCGGTTATTACAAAAAGACGATCGTATTTGTCCCCGGCGCCTTACCTAAAGAAGATATTTCTGTAAAAATTACGAAAGTTGCTCCCCGTTTTGTTGAAGGACAGCTGACTAAGATCGTGAAAGCAGCACCTGAACGTGTCATACCGCCTTGTCCTGTCTATGAAGAATGCGGCGGCTGTCAGCTGCAGCACTTAGCCTATCCAGCTCAGTTAACGTTCAAAAAAGATCTACTAAAGCAAGCGTTGCATAAGTTTAAACCAAGAAATTTCGAGCAGTATCCATTACGAAAAACCATTGGGATGAAAAATCCATGGAATTATCGGAATAAAGCCCAATTTCAGTTACGGAAAATTGATGGAGAGATCGAAGCGGGACTTTATCAAGCTGAGTCACACCATCTAGTCCCGATCGATGATTGCCTTGTACAACAACCTGCCACAACAAAAGTTATGAACGCTTTAGTTGAATTATTGAATAAATATCAACTGCCGATTTATAACGAACGAAAAAACAGCGGTATTTTCCGCACATTAATGGTTCGTGTCGGTATCAAAACCAATGAAGTTCAAGTGGTTTTCATCACTCAATCAAAAAAATTCCCACAAAAACATGCTTTGATCGATGAAATCACCCAACAGCTTCCCGAAGTTGTGTCAATTATGCAAAATGTTCAAAACAAACGGACGTCGATCGTTATGGGTGACGAAACGCTCCATTTGTGGGGTAAAGAAAGTATCGAAGAAAAAATCAATGAAGTCACTTTTGACTTGTCGCCAAGAGCCTTTTTCCAATTAAATCCAGAACAAACCGAGGTTCTTTATAATGAAGCGATCAAAGCGTTAGATTTACAAGAAAACGAAACAGTTGTCGATGCTTATTGCGGTGTAGGTACGATCGGTTTAAGTCTAGCCAAGAAGGCTAAAGAAGTTCGGGGAATGGACATCATTCCTGCGGCGATCGAAGATGCCAAACTCAATGCCGAGCGCTTAGGTTTCACCAACACGCATTATGAAGTCGGCACAGCAGAAGAGTTATTGCCGAAATGGTTACAGGCTGGTTTCAAGCCTGATGCAATCGTTGTTGATCCACCTAGAACTGGAGTAGATCAAAAGCTACTTAAAGCGATCATGAAGCAGCCGCCTAAAAAAATGGTATATATTTCTTGTAACGTATCGACCTTAGCAAAAGATCTAGTTGATTTAGCTAAAGTTTTTGAGATCGATTATTTACAATCAGTAGATATGTTTCCGCAAACGGCACGTTGTGAAGCCGTGGTAAAATTGACTAGAAAATAA